Proteins from one Streptosporangium becharense genomic window:
- a CDS encoding putative bifunctional diguanylate cyclase/phosphodiesterase, translating to MADPTDTRDTGPRVGSPLWAYLTAVTTIGFTVLVVSQLRIGAVEATELVRSPLFWILAVLIVLGELRPVLLSSSTTVGGTYPSTMFTFAALLHYGLPVAVLLQAAAMLVNAAVTRRAWHRLMFNIAQVTLANAAAGVVVGLSGVRPASAGWVPTGSDLPVIGLAGLAYFTVRALLVSGAVSLHERRSIHRVIKTTIGHQSLVYAGLLGLAPLVVVVMNHSPALVPLFVAPLLAVYFTATMSVRRDHQAMHDGLTGLPNRKMLVVRTEEALAETREGERVGLFLLDLDRFKEINDTLGHPVGDRLLQMVAHRLTHSVRPGDVVARLGGDEFAVLLPSVRNAAAAREVAARLRVAITEPVRLEGMSFDLDASFGIALYPDHAPDFEMLLQRSDVAMYLAKEGRTGVEMYAADKDRNSPERLSLLGDLRKAIDCSELRLHYQPKLDLAVGQVRGVEALLRWSHPERGMISPAEFVPMAEQSYLMRHLTKYVIDTALEQAAQWWHTGLHEQISVNVSARDLLDSALYDQLRAGLARYRLPPKAIQLEVTERILMTDQAYTADAIRALASLGVPLALDDFGTGYSSLVRLQRLPVAEVKIDASFVRRIGESKDDERIVRSIVDLVRSLGLRSVAEGVESAEVATHLAAMGCDLGQGWLFAEPMSAADATAWLRKHRSAAKGDFGVLRPAEVLDAQTA from the coding sequence ATGGCCGACCCAACCGACACCCGCGACACCGGACCGCGCGTCGGATCGCCCCTGTGGGCGTATCTCACCGCCGTCACCACGATCGGGTTCACGGTGCTCGTCGTGTCCCAGCTGCGCATCGGCGCGGTCGAGGCCACCGAGCTCGTCCGCAGCCCGCTGTTCTGGATACTCGCCGTCCTGATCGTGCTGGGCGAGTTGCGGCCGGTGCTGCTGTCGTCGTCCACGACGGTCGGCGGCACGTACCCGTCGACCATGTTCACCTTCGCCGCGCTGCTCCACTACGGGCTGCCGGTCGCCGTCCTGCTTCAGGCGGCCGCCATGCTGGTCAACGCGGCGGTCACCCGCAGGGCCTGGCACCGCCTGATGTTCAACATCGCGCAGGTGACCCTGGCGAACGCCGCCGCGGGGGTCGTCGTCGGCCTGTCCGGTGTCCGGCCCGCCTCCGCGGGCTGGGTGCCGACCGGCTCCGATCTGCCGGTGATCGGGCTGGCCGGGCTGGCGTACTTCACGGTCCGGGCGTTGCTGGTCTCCGGCGCGGTGTCGCTGCACGAACGCAGGTCGATCCACCGGGTGATCAAGACCACGATCGGCCACCAGAGTCTCGTCTACGCGGGGCTGCTCGGCCTGGCTCCGCTGGTCGTCGTGGTGATGAACCACTCGCCCGCGCTCGTGCCGCTGTTCGTGGCGCCGCTGCTGGCGGTCTACTTCACCGCCACCATGTCGGTCCGCCGCGACCACCAGGCGATGCACGACGGGCTGACCGGGTTGCCCAACCGCAAGATGCTCGTGGTCCGCACCGAGGAGGCGCTCGCCGAGACCCGGGAGGGTGAGCGGGTCGGGCTGTTCCTGCTCGACCTCGACCGGTTCAAGGAGATCAACGACACCCTCGGGCACCCGGTGGGCGACCGGCTGCTGCAGATGGTGGCCCACCGCCTCACCCACAGCGTGCGGCCGGGTGACGTGGTGGCGCGGCTCGGCGGCGACGAGTTCGCCGTGCTGCTCCCCTCGGTCAGGAACGCCGCGGCGGCCCGGGAGGTGGCCGCCCGCCTGCGCGTCGCGATCACCGAGCCGGTCCGCCTGGAGGGGATGAGCTTCGACCTGGACGCCTCGTTCGGCATCGCGCTCTACCCCGACCACGCACCCGACTTCGAGATGCTCCTGCAGCGCTCCGACGTGGCGATGTACCTGGCGAAGGAGGGCCGCACCGGGGTCGAGATGTACGCGGCGGACAAGGACCGCAACAGCCCCGAACGGCTCAGCCTCCTGGGGGATCTGCGCAAGGCCATCGACTGCTCCGAACTGCGGCTGCACTACCAGCCCAAACTCGACCTGGCCGTGGGCCAGGTGCGCGGGGTGGAGGCGCTGCTGCGCTGGAGCCACCCGGAGCGGGGGATGATCTCCCCGGCGGAGTTCGTGCCGATGGCCGAGCAGTCGTACCTGATGCGTCACCTCACCAAGTACGTCATCGACACCGCCCTGGAGCAGGCGGCCCAGTGGTGGCACACCGGCCTGCACGAGCAGATCTCCGTCAACGTCTCGGCCCGTGACCTGCTCGACTCGGCGCTGTACGACCAGCTCCGGGCGGGGCTGGCGCGCTACCGGCTGCCGCCCAAGGCGATCCAGCTGGAGGTGACCGAGCGCATCCTGATGACCGACCAGGCGTACACCGCCGACGCCATCCGGGCCCTGGCCTCGCTGGGCGTGCCGCTCGCGCTGGACGACTTCGGCACCGGCTACTCCTCGCTGGTCCGCCTGCAACGCCTGCCGGTCGCCGAGGTCAAGATCGATGCCTCGTTCGTCCGCCGGATCGGCGAGTCCAAGGACGACGAGCGCATCGTCCGCTCGATCGTCGACCTGGTCCGCTCCCTGGGGCTGCGCTCGGTCGCCGAGGGCGTCGAGTCGGCCGAGGTCGCCACCCACCTGGCCGCCATGGGGTGTGACCTGGGCCAGGGCTGGCTGTTCGCCGAGCCGATGTCCGCCGCCGACGCCACCGCCTGGCTCCGCAAGCACCGTTCCGCGGCCAAGGGCGACTTCGGGGTCCTCCGCCCCGCCGAGGTCCTCGACGCGCAGACGGCCTGA
- a CDS encoding ATP-binding protein, whose product MGEFIGREHELATLASLLDRVRAEASSGRPGRCVLVRGRRRIGKSALAEKFVGRSGLPSLFYTSARADSRTELHQFMTDVAASDLPNRGVFAETAPDTWNGALQLLADALPGDRPSIVVIDEVPYLMDRVDAFEGLLQRAWDRFLSRKPVLLVLIGSDLSMMEALNSYERPFHQRGTEMVVGPLNPYEIRQMLRLTAADAFDAALVTGGLPLVCGEWPRGASLWEYLRGALANPVSALLVSAERSLAAEFPATTQAGEVLRAIGSGERTFTNIARSAGGISHSTLSRAADLLISKGIVTGELPLSTRPSKERRYRVTDPYLRFWLRFLGPHMPEVERRRGDLTLRRIVSQWSSWRGQAVEPLVRESLARLLPDGKLTEAPAIGSYWTRSNDVEIDIVGADRGPIARRLCFLGSIKWLDDAAFDDRDLSALARHRAAMTDEPTPLIAVSRSEVSCSGLAAAYGPEDLIRGWSWGGSRGEITRSG is encoded by the coding sequence ATGGGCGAGTTCATCGGCAGGGAACATGAGCTTGCGACACTCGCCTCGCTGCTCGACCGCGTCCGGGCGGAAGCCTCCTCCGGGCGGCCCGGACGGTGCGTGCTGGTCAGAGGCCGCAGACGGATCGGCAAGTCGGCACTGGCGGAGAAGTTCGTCGGCCGCAGCGGGCTGCCGTCGCTGTTCTACACCTCGGCACGGGCCGACTCCCGCACCGAACTCCACCAATTCATGACGGACGTCGCGGCCTCCGACCTGCCGAACCGAGGCGTGTTCGCGGAGACCGCGCCGGACACCTGGAACGGAGCCCTGCAGCTGCTGGCGGACGCCCTTCCCGGCGACCGCCCCTCCATCGTGGTGATCGACGAGGTTCCCTACCTCATGGACCGGGTCGACGCCTTCGAAGGGCTGCTCCAGCGCGCCTGGGACCGGTTCTTGAGCCGCAAGCCGGTCCTGCTCGTCCTCATCGGATCCGACCTGTCCATGATGGAGGCGCTGAACAGCTACGAGCGCCCCTTCCACCAGCGCGGCACCGAGATGGTCGTCGGACCGCTCAACCCGTACGAGATCCGGCAAATGCTGCGGCTCACGGCCGCTGACGCGTTCGACGCGGCCCTCGTCACCGGGGGACTCCCCCTCGTCTGCGGCGAGTGGCCGCGCGGGGCCTCCCTCTGGGAGTACCTGCGTGGCGCGTTGGCCAATCCGGTGTCGGCCCTCCTGGTGTCCGCGGAACGGTCCCTCGCCGCCGAGTTCCCCGCCACGACCCAGGCGGGCGAGGTGCTGCGGGCGATCGGCAGCGGCGAGCGCACGTTCACCAACATCGCCCGCAGCGCCGGCGGGATCTCGCACAGCACCCTGTCCAGGGCCGCCGACCTGCTGATCTCGAAGGGGATCGTGACCGGTGAGCTGCCGCTGTCCACCCGTCCCTCGAAGGAGCGCAGGTACCGGGTGACCGACCCCTACCTGCGTTTCTGGCTCCGTTTCCTCGGCCCCCACATGCCGGAGGTGGAGCGCCGCCGGGGAGACCTCACCCTGCGGCGGATCGTCTCGCAGTGGAGCAGTTGGCGGGGACAGGCCGTCGAACCCCTGGTACGCGAATCACTGGCCCGGCTGCTTCCGGACGGAAAACTCACCGAGGCGCCTGCGATCGGCTCGTATTGGACCAGGAGCAACGACGTGGAGATCGACATCGTAGGCGCAGATCGAGGGCCGATCGCCCGAAGGCTGTGCTTCCTGGGGTCGATCAAGTGGCTCGACGACGCGGCATTCGACGACCGTGACCTCTCCGCGCTGGCCAGGCACCGGGCCGCGATGACGGACGAGCCGACCCCGCTCATCGCGGTATCGCGCAGCGAGGTCTCCTGCTCCGGGCTCGCCGCCGCGTACGGCCCCGAAGACCTGATCCGGGGCTGGAGCTGGGGAGGCTCCCGCGGAGAGATCACCCGGTCAGGATGA
- the gatC gene encoding Asp-tRNA(Asn)/Glu-tRNA(Gln) amidotransferase subunit GatC yields MSAITRDEVAHLARLARLALADEELDHFAAQLDVIIGAVARVAEVAADDIPPSSHALPLTNVYRPDEVRPGLTPEGALSGAPAVEDGRFRVPRILGEEA; encoded by the coding sequence ATGTCCGCCATAACCCGCGACGAGGTCGCACACCTCGCCCGGCTGGCCCGGCTGGCGCTGGCCGACGAGGAACTCGACCACTTCGCCGCTCAGCTCGATGTGATCATCGGTGCTGTCGCCCGCGTCGCCGAGGTGGCGGCCGACGACATCCCGCCGTCCTCGCACGCGCTCCCGCTCACCAACGTCTACCGTCCCGACGAGGTACGGCCCGGCCTGACGCCCGAAGGGGCGCTGTCCGGCGCTCCGGCCGTCGAGGACGGCCGCTTCCGTGTCCCGCGCATCCTCGGGGAGGAAGCATGA
- the gatA gene encoding Asp-tRNA(Asn)/Glu-tRNA(Gln) amidotransferase subunit GatA, with amino-acid sequence MSLIHRSAAELGALIASGEVSAVEVAQAHLDRIAAVEPKVNAFLHVDPEVTLEQARAVDARRAAGEELGPLAGVPIAHKDVFTTTDMPTTAGSKILQDWRPPYDATVTRRLREAGLVILGKTNLDEFAMGSSTENSAYGPSRNPWDLSRVPGGSSGGSSAAVASYEAPLSTGTDTGGSIRQPAAVTGIVGMKPTYGGSSRYGLIAFASSLDTPGPFARNVLDAALLHEAFSGHDELDSTSVDAPVPQVVEAARSGDVAGLRIGVVREFGGDGYQAGVLARFHESVELLESLGAKVVEVSCPSFTTALPAYYLIAPSECSSNLARFDAMRYGLRVGDDGTRSAEEVMALTRAQGFGPEVKRRIILGTYALSSGYYDAYYGQAQKVRTLIARDFDAAFQQVDVLISPTTPTTAFPIGERADDPMAMYLADLCTIPTNLAGNAAISVPCGLADEDGLPVGLQIMAPVLGDDRCYRVGAAVERAFQDRWGGDLLSRAPEL; translated from the coding sequence ATGAGCCTCATCCACAGGTCCGCCGCCGAACTCGGCGCGCTCATCGCGAGCGGTGAGGTCTCGGCGGTCGAGGTCGCCCAGGCCCACCTCGACCGGATCGCCGCCGTCGAGCCCAAGGTCAACGCCTTCCTGCACGTCGACCCCGAGGTGACCCTGGAGCAGGCGCGGGCCGTCGACGCCCGTCGCGCCGCCGGGGAGGAGCTCGGCCCGCTCGCCGGGGTGCCGATCGCGCACAAGGACGTCTTCACCACCACGGACATGCCGACCACGGCCGGATCGAAGATCCTCCAGGACTGGCGCCCGCCGTACGACGCGACCGTGACGCGCCGCCTGCGCGAGGCCGGCCTGGTGATCCTGGGCAAGACCAACCTGGACGAGTTCGCGATGGGCTCCTCCACCGAGAACTCGGCCTACGGGCCCTCCCGCAACCCCTGGGACCTGTCCCGCGTCCCCGGCGGCTCCTCCGGCGGCTCGTCCGCCGCGGTCGCGTCCTACGAGGCGCCGCTGTCCACCGGCACCGACACCGGCGGTTCGATCCGCCAGCCCGCCGCGGTCACCGGCATCGTGGGCATGAAGCCCACCTACGGCGGCTCGTCGCGTTACGGACTGATCGCGTTCGCCAGTTCGCTGGACACCCCGGGCCCGTTCGCGCGCAACGTCCTCGACGCCGCTCTGCTCCACGAGGCGTTCTCCGGCCACGACGAGCTCGACTCCACCTCGGTGGACGCACCGGTGCCCCAGGTCGTGGAGGCGGCGCGCAGCGGCGACGTCGCGGGGCTGCGCATCGGCGTGGTCAGGGAGTTCGGCGGCGACGGCTACCAGGCGGGCGTGCTCGCCCGTTTCCACGAGAGCGTGGAGCTGCTGGAGTCGCTGGGGGCGAAGGTCGTCGAGGTCTCCTGCCCGTCGTTCACCACCGCGCTTCCGGCGTACTACCTGATCGCCCCCTCGGAGTGCTCGTCCAACCTGGCCCGTTTCGACGCCATGCGGTACGGCCTGCGCGTCGGCGACGACGGCACCCGCAGCGCCGAGGAGGTCATGGCGCTGACCCGGGCACAGGGCTTCGGCCCCGAGGTCAAGCGGCGCATCATCCTGGGCACGTACGCGCTGTCCAGCGGCTACTACGACGCCTACTACGGTCAGGCCCAGAAGGTCCGCACGCTCATCGCGCGCGACTTCGACGCGGCCTTCCAGCAGGTGGACGTGCTCATCTCGCCGACCACGCCGACCACGGCGTTCCCGATCGGCGAGCGCGCCGACGACCCCATGGCGATGTACCTGGCGGACCTGTGCACCATCCCGACCAACCTGGCGGGCAACGCGGCCATCTCTGTGCCGTGCGGCCTGGCGGACGAGGACGGCCTGCCGGTGGGGCTGCAGATCATGGCCCCGGTGCTCGGCGACGACCGCTGCTACCGCGTCGGTGCCGCGGTGGAGCGGGCCTTCCAGGACCGCTGGGGCGGCGACCTGCTCTCCAGGGCTCCGGAGCTGTAG
- a CDS encoding AAA family ATPase: MITRIEIDGFKSFLNFDLDVPPFLALVGPNASGKSNLFDAVEFVAAEIEGSGGLFGAARGLPGEQFHRVARGTAVPGFAVSTEALVAPEAGAVVPIRFDVGAEMVLKIPRSSGPVVSHVVRRIPEELLELVVEDPDPQNTARGAVRSWRRYAPSPAAMRRRSSSADRGPLTAGGGNLAAVLARMAGTAAFDDLTVDLAAVIPDVTGLIPRADRERCSFELVVDGQGAVPAALLSDGTLRILGLLAALHDPEHPGTLLVEEIENGVHPGRLGELLRRIRRRITPPGGALPARQVILTSQSPVVVAEVYRSEPDALTFLDTAVRVDPDHDRVSRVTVAKPVQPDGEPGTFVSPRQVRKYLGAAA; encoded by the coding sequence ATGATCACTCGTATCGAGATCGACGGGTTCAAGTCCTTCTTGAACTTCGATCTCGATGTGCCGCCATTCCTCGCGCTGGTCGGTCCCAACGCGAGCGGCAAGTCGAACCTCTTCGACGCCGTGGAGTTCGTGGCGGCCGAGATCGAAGGGTCCGGCGGGCTGTTCGGCGCGGCCCGCGGGCTGCCGGGCGAGCAGTTCCACCGGGTCGCCCGCGGCACCGCGGTGCCGGGGTTCGCGGTCTCGACGGAGGCGCTGGTCGCCCCGGAGGCGGGTGCGGTGGTGCCGATCAGGTTCGACGTCGGCGCGGAGATGGTGCTCAAGATTCCCCGGTCCAGCGGCCCGGTCGTCAGCCACGTGGTCCGGCGGATCCCCGAGGAGCTCCTGGAACTCGTGGTCGAGGATCCCGACCCGCAGAACACCGCCCGCGGCGCGGTGCGGTCGTGGCGCCGATACGCGCCTTCTCCGGCGGCCATGCGCCGCCGGAGTTCCTCGGCCGACCGGGGGCCGCTCACCGCCGGCGGCGGGAACCTGGCCGCGGTGCTCGCGCGGATGGCCGGGACGGCGGCGTTCGACGACCTCACGGTCGATCTCGCCGCGGTGATCCCCGACGTGACGGGGCTCATCCCCCGCGCCGACCGCGAGAGGTGCTCCTTCGAGCTGGTCGTCGACGGCCAAGGTGCGGTGCCCGCGGCGCTGCTGTCGGACGGCACGCTGCGGATCCTCGGCCTCCTCGCCGCCCTGCACGACCCGGAGCACCCGGGCACCCTCCTGGTGGAGGAGATCGAGAACGGTGTGCATCCGGGCCGGCTCGGTGAGCTGCTCCGGCGGATCCGGCGGCGGATCACCCCGCCCGGCGGCGCTCTGCCGGCGCGGCAGGTGATCCTCACCAGTCAGTCGCCGGTGGTGGTGGCCGAGGTGTACCGGAGCGAGCCGGACGCGCTGACGTTCCTCGACACCGCGGTCCGCGTCGACCCCGACCACGACCGGGTGTCGCGGGTGACCGTGGCCAAGCCGGTCCAGCCGGACGGCGAGCCGGGCACGTTCGTCTCGCCCAGGCAGGTCCGCAAGTATCTGGGTGCGGCGGCATGA
- the gatB gene encoding Asp-tRNA(Asn)/Glu-tRNA(Gln) amidotransferase subunit GatB produces the protein MSGTETTMPYDEALERFEPVLGLETHVELGTASKMFCACPTTFGAPPNTQVCPVCLALPGALPTANAAAIESTIRIGLALNCSIAEWCRFARKNYFYPDMPKNYQISQYDEPLCSDGYLDVEVDGTTVRIEIERVHLEEDTGKSTHVGGATGRIHGADYSIVDYNRAGIPLVEIVTKPIPGTDRLAPEVARAYGTELRELMRTLGVSDVRMEEGSMRFDVNVSLMPRGSSEWGTRTETKNVNSLRSVERAVRGEIERQAAVLADGGKVIQETRHFHENTGTTTSGRSKEEAQDYRYFPEPDLVPIAPDPAWVASLKAALPELPSVRRKRLQREWGVSDLDMAAMHNADAIALVEATVAAGAPPADARKWWMGELARRANESGVPLAELPITPDDIARVCAMVAGGALNDKLARQVLEGVLNGEGSPDQVVAARGLQIVNDEGELLEIIDQVLAGNADAADKVRSGKIAAVGALVGGVMKASRGKADAARARELLLERLGVSE, from the coding sequence ATGAGCGGCACCGAGACGACCATGCCGTACGACGAGGCGCTGGAGCGCTTCGAACCGGTGCTGGGCCTGGAGACGCACGTCGAGCTGGGTACGGCGTCGAAGATGTTCTGCGCCTGCCCGACCACCTTCGGCGCTCCGCCGAACACCCAGGTGTGCCCGGTCTGCCTGGCCCTGCCCGGTGCGCTGCCGACCGCCAACGCCGCCGCGATCGAGTCGACCATCCGCATCGGCCTGGCGCTCAACTGCTCCATCGCCGAGTGGTGCCGCTTCGCCCGGAAGAACTACTTCTATCCGGACATGCCGAAGAACTACCAGATCAGCCAGTACGACGAGCCGCTCTGCTCCGACGGCTACCTCGACGTCGAGGTCGACGGCACGACCGTCCGGATCGAGATCGAGCGCGTCCACCTGGAGGAGGACACCGGCAAGTCCACCCACGTGGGCGGCGCGACCGGTCGCATCCACGGCGCCGACTACTCCATCGTCGACTACAACCGCGCGGGCATCCCGCTGGTGGAGATCGTCACCAAGCCGATCCCGGGGACCGACCGGCTGGCCCCGGAGGTCGCCCGTGCCTACGGCACCGAGCTGCGTGAGCTCATGCGCACCCTCGGCGTCTCGGACGTGCGCATGGAGGAGGGCTCCATGCGTTTCGACGTGAACGTCTCCCTGATGCCGCGCGGTTCCTCTGAGTGGGGCACCCGCACCGAGACGAAGAACGTCAACTCGTTGCGCAGCGTCGAGCGCGCCGTCCGCGGTGAGATTGAGCGCCAGGCCGCGGTGCTGGCCGACGGCGGCAAGGTCATCCAGGAGACGCGCCACTTCCACGAGAACACCGGCACCACCACCTCGGGCAGGTCCAAGGAGGAGGCGCAGGACTACCGCTACTTCCCCGAGCCCGACCTGGTGCCGATCGCCCCCGACCCCGCCTGGGTCGCGTCGCTCAAGGCCGCTCTGCCGGAGCTGCCGAGCGTGCGGCGCAAGCGGCTCCAGCGGGAGTGGGGGGTCTCCGACCTCGACATGGCGGCCATGCACAACGCCGACGCCATCGCCCTGGTCGAGGCCACGGTCGCCGCCGGTGCCCCGCCCGCGGACGCCCGCAAGTGGTGGATGGGCGAGCTGGCCCGTCGCGCCAACGAGTCCGGGGTCCCGCTGGCCGAGCTGCCGATCACCCCCGACGACATCGCCCGGGTGTGCGCGATGGTCGCCGGCGGAGCGCTCAACGACAAGCTGGCCCGCCAGGTGCTGGAGGGCGTGCTGAACGGCGAGGGCTCTCCGGACCAGGTGGTGGCCGCCCGCGGCCTGCAGATCGTCAACGACGAGGGCGAGCTGCTGGAGATCATCGACCAGGTCCTGGCGGGCAACGCCGACGCGGCGGACAAGGTGCGCAGCGGCAAGATCGCCGCGGTCGGAGCCCTCGTCGGCGGGGTCATGAAGGCCAGCCGCGGCAAGGCCGACGCCGCCCGCGCCCGTGAGCTCCTGCTGGAGCGGCTCGGCGTCTCCGAGTAG
- a CDS encoding GNAT family N-acetyltransferase: MPGERSGSGAERPPLEDIRLDIHPPSGGCEPFGAEPWQRELRAFRGEMIYDNGRLPRFRLASGKFDDTDEHDDHAYHMVCRAPSTEEIIASARLAPAELLEPSRVMQMDEEVATRILESEGFRRSDVLEGARWIVDPRHRGRRIGKLLVVAANVLARHLHRKMIWVGAITAAGQDATLRRLGFHEASADEYVLPLVGDNVRVLFCRPEQVLQRDPALTAHIAPAVADALARIRLPEADAPAVPSVTSEAPDDSPA; this comes from the coding sequence ATGCCCGGCGAACGAAGCGGATCAGGTGCCGAAAGACCGCCGCTGGAGGACATACGGCTCGACATCCATCCGCCGTCCGGCGGCTGTGAGCCGTTCGGCGCCGAGCCGTGGCAGCGGGAGCTCAGAGCGTTCCGCGGCGAGATGATCTACGACAACGGACGTCTTCCCCGGTTCCGTCTCGCAAGCGGGAAGTTCGACGACACCGACGAACACGACGACCACGCCTACCACATGGTGTGCCGGGCCCCCTCCACAGAAGAGATCATCGCATCGGCACGGCTGGCTCCGGCCGAGCTCCTGGAGCCCAGCCGGGTGATGCAGATGGACGAGGAGGTCGCGACGCGGATTCTGGAGTCCGAGGGGTTCCGCCGATCGGACGTCCTCGAAGGGGCACGATGGATCGTCGATCCCCGGCATCGCGGCCGCCGCATCGGGAAGCTGCTCGTCGTGGCCGCCAACGTGCTGGCCCGGCACCTGCACCGGAAAATGATCTGGGTGGGGGCCATAACCGCCGCCGGGCAGGACGCGACGCTGCGGCGTCTCGGTTTCCACGAGGCGTCGGCGGACGAGTACGTCCTGCCGCTCGTGGGGGACAACGTCAGAGTGCTGTTCTGCCGGCCGGAGCAGGTGCTCCAGCGGGATCCCGCGCTCACCGCGCACATCGCTCCCGCCGTGGCCGACGCGCTCGCCCGGATCCGCCTCCCGGAAGCGGACGCTCCGGCCGTGCCCTCCGTCACCTCCGAGGCACCGGACGACTCCCCCGCGTAG